From Calothrix sp. PCC 6303, a single genomic window includes:
- a CDS encoding DUF2281 domain-containing protein, translating into MNAKQKIIEEIENVPEEIICEVLDFLLFLKAKEDKEDLEDAKAALKEAQEVGTISLGELKRELGL; encoded by the coding sequence ATGAATGCCAAACAAAAAATAATTGAAGAGATAGAAAACGTACCAGAAGAAATTATATGTGAGGTATTGGACTTTTTGCTATTTTTGAAAGCTAAAGAAGATAAAGAAGATTTAGAAGATGCCAAAGCTGCATTAAAAGAAGCACAAGAAGTTGGTACGATTTCCTTGGGTGAACTCAAAAGGGAACTAGGTTTGTGA